From a region of the Oryza sativa Japonica Group chromosome 6, ASM3414082v1 genome:
- the LOC4340677 gene encoding glucose-6-phosphate isomerase, cytosolic B codes for MASSALICDTEQWKGLQAHVGAIQKTHLRDLMDDAERCKAMTAEYEGIFLDYSRQRATGETMEKLFKLAEAAKLKEKIEKMFSGDKINSTENRSVLHVALRAPRDEVIKSDGVNVVPEVWGVKDKIKQFSETFRSGSWVGATGKALTNVVSVGIGGSFLGPLFVHAALQTDPEAAESAKGRQLRFLANVDPVDVARSIKDLDPETTLVVVVSKTFTTAETMLNARTLKEWIVSSLGPDAVAKHMIAVSTNLELVEKFGIDPKNAFAFWDWVGGRYSVCSAVGVLPLSLQYGFPIVQKFLEGAASIDKHFRSSSFEKNIPVLLGLLSVWNVSFLGYPARAILPYSQALEKFAPHIQQLSMESNGKGVSIDGVQLSFETGEIDFGEPGTNGQHSFYQLIHQGRVIPCDFIGVVKSQQPVYLKGEIVSNHDELMSNFFAQPDALAYGKTPEQLHSEKVPEHLISHKTFQGNRPSLSLLLPSLSAYEIGQLLSIYEHRIAVQGFLWGINSFDQWGVELGKSLASQVRKSLHASRMEGKPVQGFNSSTASLLTRYLAVEPSTPYNTTTMPKV; via the exons ATGGCGTCGTCGGCGCTAATCTGCGACACCGAGCAGTGGAAGGGCCTCCAG GCGCACGTCGGGGCGATTCAGAAGACGCACCTGCGCGATCTGATGGATGATGCCGAGCGCTGCAAGGCAATGACAGC TGAGTATGAAGGCATATTTCTGGATTACTCGAGGCAGCGTGCAACTGGCGAGACCATGGAGAAGCTGTTTAAATTGGCAGAG GCGGCAAAGCTCAAggagaagattgagaagatgTTTAGTGGTGACAAG ATAAATAGCACAGAGAACAGATCTGTGCTTCATGTAGCTCTAAGGGCTCCAAGAGACGAAGTAATAAAAAGTGATGGGGTCAATGTGGTTCCCGAAGTTTGGGGTGTAAAAGATAAAATCAAGCAGTTTTCAGAAACTTTTAGGAGTGGATCATGG GTTGGGGCAACTGGTAAAGCATTGACAAATGTTGTGTCAGTTGGAATAGGTGGTAGCTTTCTTGGTCCTCTGTTCGTGCATGCTGCCCTCCAGACAG ATCCAGAAGCTGCAGAATCTGCCAAAGGGCGACAGTTAAGATT CCTTGCAAATGTTGACCCTGTTGATGTTGCACGAAGCATCAAAGATTTAGATCCTGAAACAACACTTG TTGTGGTTGTCTCAAAGACCTTCACAACAGCTGAAACAATGTTAAATGCTCGAACTCTCAAGGAGTGGATTGTCTCTTCTCTTGG ACCTGATGCTGTTGCGAAACATATGATTGCTGTCAGTACCAATCTTGAG CTTGTGGAGAAGTTTGGAATTGACCCTAAAAATGCTTTTGCATTTTGGGACTGGGTTGGTGGTCGCTATAgtg TTTGCAGTGCTGTTGGTGTCCTGCCCTTATCTCTTCAATATGGTTTTCCGATTGTTCAGAA ATTTTTGGAGGGTGCAGCCAGCATCGACAAACACTTCCGTTCATCTTCATTTGAGAAAAACATACCT GTACTCCTTGGTTTGCTGAGTGTGTGGAATGTTTCCTTTCTTGGATATCCAGCTAGA GCAATATTGCCCTATTCCCAGGCACTTGAGAAATTTGCACCACATATTCAGCAG CTTAGCATGGAGAGTAATGGAAAGGGTGTCTCTATTGATGGCGTTCAATTGTCCTTTGAGACTGGTGAAATTGATTTTGGTGAACCTGGAACCAATGGGCAACACAGCTTCTATCAATTAATCCATCAG GGAAGAGTTATTCCTTGTGATTTTATCGGCGTCGTGAAAAGCCAGCAACCCGTTTACTTGAAAG GGGAAATTGTGAGCAATCATGACGAATTGATGTCCAATTTCTTTGCTCAGCCTGATGCACTTGCTTATGGAAAG ACCCCTGAACAACTGCACAGCGAGAAAGTACCTGAACATCTTATCTCTCATAAG ACTTTTCAGGGCAACCGACCATCACTTAGTTTATTGCTGCCCTCATTATCTGCTTATGAGATTGGACAG CTTTTATCCATCTACGAGCACCGGATTGCAGTTCAGGGTTTCCTATGGGGAATAAACTCATTTGACCAGTGGGGAGTGGAACTGGGAAAG TCTCTGGCTTCTCAAGTGAGAAAATCTCTGCATGCATCCCGCATGGAAGGAAAGCCTGTCCAGGGGTTCAACAGCAGCACTGCAAGTTTGCTGACACGATATCTCGCT GTTGAGCCATCCACTCCTTACAACACTACAACAATGCCGAAAGTTTAA
- the LOC4340678 gene encoding uncharacterized protein At3g17950 isoform 1 (isoform 1 is encoded by transcript variant 1) — protein MDLDADMIPSSPSADYSSPSSSDLDTESTGSFFPDRSTTLGTLMGVSAFGGGGQRRAARTPARTERERAPLAARPAGEEEEGRRAGGWRRRRRRRQRRGSRSLGGSWWRLCRDDAGGPPTSLGEFLDMERQLAGADFLCDGVGGGGSEREAAAAAAAAAAVSATALFEDGRVRPPQPQQPAAEERGRWRLQRATEGSSSSSSAGAAASSSLARLPVLLTGICSGGAG, from the exons ATGGACCTCGACGCCGACAtgatcccctcctccccctccgccgactactcctcgccctcctcctccgatcTCGACACCGAG TCGACGGGGTCGTTCTTTCCCGACCGGAGCACGACGCTGGGGACGCTGATGGGCGTGTcggcgttcggcggcggcgggcagcgtcgcgcggcgaggacgccggcgaggacggagagggagagggcccCGCTTGCGGCGCgaccggcgggggaggaggaggaggggaggcgcgcgggcgggtggcggcggcggcggaggaggcgccagCGCCGGGGCAGCCGCAGCCTCGGCGGGAGCTGGTGGCGGCTCTGCCGCGACGACGCCGGTGGGCCGCCGACGTCGCTGGGGGAGTTCCTCGACATGGAGAGGCAGCTCGCCGGCGCGGACTTCCTctgcgacggcgtcggcggcggcggctcggagcgggaggctgcggctgcggctgcagcggcggcggccgtgtcgGCCACCGCGCTGTTCGAGGACGGGAGGGTGCGCCCACCGCAGCCGCAGCAACCCGCCGCCGAAGAGCGTGGGCGGTGGCGTCTGCAGAGAGCGACGgagggctcctcctcctcctcctccgccggcgccgccgcctcctcgtcattGGCGAGGCTGCCGGTGTTGCTCACCGGCatctgcagcggcggcgccgggtaG
- the LOC4340678 gene encoding uncharacterized protein At3g17950 isoform 2 (isoform 2 is encoded by transcript variant 2): protein MDLDADMIPSSPSADYSSPSSSDLDTEVSSRGCISCALCLISCVINGGVCCFFFGFFGQSTGSFFPDRSTTLGTLMGVSAFGGGGQRRAARTPARTERERAPLAARPAGEEEEGRRAGGWRRRRRRRQRRGSRSLGGSWWRLCRDDAGGPPTSLGEFLDMERQLAGADFLCDGVGGGGSEREAAAAAAAAAAVSATALFEDGRVRPPQPQQPAAEERGRWRLQRATEGSSSSSSAGAAASSSLARLPVLLTGICSGGAG from the coding sequence ATGGACCTCGACGCCGACAtgatcccctcctccccctccgccgactactcctcgccctcctcctccgatcTCGACACCGAGGTTAGTTCCAGAGGTTGCATTTCGTGTGCTCTCTGTTTGATTTCTTGCGTCATCAATGGAGgtgtttgttgttttttttttggcttcttTGGGCAGTCGACGGGGTCGTTCTTTCCCGACCGGAGCACGACGCTGGGGACGCTGATGGGCGTGTcggcgttcggcggcggcgggcagcgtcgcgcggcgaggacgccggcgaggacggagagggagagggcccCGCTTGCGGCGCgaccggcgggggaggaggaggaggggaggcgcgcgggcgggtggcggcggcggcggaggaggcgccagCGCCGGGGCAGCCGCAGCCTCGGCGGGAGCTGGTGGCGGCTCTGCCGCGACGACGCCGGTGGGCCGCCGACGTCGCTGGGGGAGTTCCTCGACATGGAGAGGCAGCTCGCCGGCGCGGACTTCCTctgcgacggcgtcggcggcggcggctcggagcgggaggctgcggctgcggctgcagcggcggcggccgtgtcgGCCACCGCGCTGTTCGAGGACGGGAGGGTGCGCCCACCGCAGCCGCAGCAACCCGCCGCCGAAGAGCGTGGGCGGTGGCGTCTGCAGAGAGCGACGgagggctcctcctcctcctcctccgccggcgccgccgcctcctcgtcattGGCGAGGCTGCCGGTGTTGCTCACCGGCatctgcagcggcggcgccgggtaG
- the LOC4340679 gene encoding endoglucanase 17 precursor, translating to MAAAGGAVLLLVLATATSVTGQHDYSDALHKSILFFEGQRSGRLPPDQRLRWRRDSALNDGATAGVDLTGGYYDAGDNVKFGFPMAFTATLMSWGLIDFGRSFGAHAAEAREAVRWATDYLMKATATPNTVYVQVGDAFRDHSCWERPEDMDTPRTVYKVDPSHPGSDVAAETAAALAAASIVFRDADPDYSNRLLDRAIQVFEFADKYRGPYSSSLHAAVCPCYCDYSGYKDELLWGAAWLHKASRRREYRDYIKRNEVVLGASEAINEFGWDNKHAGINVLISKEVLMGKDEYFQSFRVNADNFICTLLPGISNHPQIQYSPGGLLFKVGNSNMQHVTSLSFLLLAYSNYLSHANVRVPCGTSSASPVQLRRVAKRQVDYILGDNPLRMSYMVGYGSRYPLRIHHRGSSLPSVAAHPAQIGCKAGATYYASAAPNPNLLVGAVVGGPSNTSDAFPDARAVFQQSEPTTYINAPLLGLLAYFSAHPNLAQSDLLYD from the exons atggcggcggcgggcggtgctgtgctgctgctggtgctggcGACCGCGACTTCGGTGACAGGGCAGCATGACTACAGCGACGCGCTCCACAAGAGCATCCTGTTCTTCGAGGGCCAGCGCTCCGGCCGCCTGCCACCCGACCAGCGCCTCCGCTGGCGCCGTGACTCCGCCCTCAAcgacggcgccaccgccggc GTGGACCTGACGGGAGGGTACTACGACGCCGGCGACAACGTGAAGTTCGGGTTCCCGATGGCGTTCACGGCGACGCTCATGTCGTGGGGGCTGATCGACTTCGGGCGGAGCTTCGGGGCGcacgcggcggaggcgagggaggcggtGCGGTGGGCGACGGACTACCTGatgaaggcgacggcgacgcccaaCACGGTGTACGTCCAGGTCGGCGACGCCTTCCGCGACCACTCCTGCTGGGAGCGCCCCGAGGACATGGACACCCCGCGCACCGTCTACAAGGTCGACCCCTCCCACCCCGgctccgacgtcgccgccgagaccgccgccgccctcgccgccgcctccatcgtcTTCCGCGACGCCGACCCCGACTACTCCAACCGCCTCCTCGACCGCGCCATCCAG GTGTTCGAGTTCGCGGACAAGTACAGGGGCCCATACAGCAGCAGCCTGCACGCGGCCGTGTGCCCCTGCTACTGCGACTACTCCGGCTACAAG GACGAGTTGCTGTGGGGCGCGGCGTGGCTGCACAAGGCGTCGCGGCGCCGGGAGTACCGCGACTACATCAAGCGGAACGAGGTGGTGCTCGGCGCCAGCGAGGCCATCAACGAGTTCGGCTGGGACAACAAGCACGCCGGCATCAACGTCCTCATCTCCAAG GAGGTCCTGATGGGGAAGGACGAGTATTTCCAGTCGTTCCGCGTGAACGCCGACAACTTCATCTGCACCCTCCTCCCCGGCATCTCTAATCATCCCCAGATCCAGTACTCCCCAG GTGGGCTGCTGTTCAAGGTGGGCAACAGCAACATGCAGCACGTGACGTCGCTGTCGTTCCTCCTCCTCGCATACTCCAACTATCTCAGCCACGCCAACGTCCGCGTCCCCTGCggcacctcctccgcctcccccgtCCAGCTCCGACGCGTCGCCAAGCGCCAg GTGGACTACATCCTGGGCGACAACCCGCTGCGGATGTCGTACATGGTGGGTTACGGGTCGAGGTACCCGCTGCGGATCCACCACCGGGGGAGCTCGCTGCCGTCGGTGGCGGCGCACCCGGCGCAGATCGGGTGCAAGGCCGGGGCGACCTACTACGCCAGCGCGGCGCCCAACCCGAACCTCCTGGTGGGCGCCGTGGTGGGCGGGCCCAGCAACACCAGCGACGCGTTCCCCGACGCGCGGGCCGTGTTCCAGCAGTCCGAGCCCACCACGTACATCAACGCCCcgctcctcggcctcctcgcctACTTCTCGGCCCACCCCAACCTGGCCCAGTCCGATCTCCTCTACGACTGA